CATGCCCCACCGGGGTTTCCAGATGTGCCGCGTCGGGGTGAATGGCGACCAACTTACACCCCAGCGTGTCCACGTAGAACGCCAGGCTCTCCGCCAGGTTGCGGACCGGGATCACCTTTGCCGGTTTCCGGGCCACAGCCGCCATCCTCCCGTTTTCCTCATCACCTCCCACCACGCCGTACGGAGGCAAAAGGATACGCACCCGTGAGGCTCCCGTGCACATGACGCCCCCGAACCCTGCGCCAGGGGATTCCCTGCAGGGCGAAGAAAGCACCGATGGTTAAACGAAGCCCCCGTCAGGCTCGTAACACCTGATGAAGGCAGGTGAGGCCATGACCGACGAGGACCTGATCCGCCAGCTCCAACAGGGCTCTCAGGCGGCGGTGGAACCGCTGGTGCGCCGGTACCACAGGCCGCTGGTGGCCTACTTCTACCGGCTCTCCCACGACTACCACCTGGCACAGGACCTGGCACAGGAGTGCCTCTTCCGGCTGGTCTCCCGCGCCGACCAGTACCGGTACCCGCTGCCTCTGAAGCCCTGGATCTACCGGATTGCCGTCAACCTGTGGCGGGACGTGCGCAAGAGCGCCGCCTACCGGCAGGGGGCCGCGGCCCTGCCCCTCGACCGGGCGGTCGTGCGCGCGGAGGTGCTGGGGCCGCTCATCCTGATGGGGCTGACCGCCTCCGTCCTGCTGCTGGATCAGCGGGTGGATGAGCGGTGGGGAGCCTCCCCCCGGGGGCTGCACGGCCTGTTCCTGCAGCGCTGGCTTCTTACCGCCGCCTATTACGTACTGGCGATCGGCCTCTTCATCTGGCTCGCCGGCGCCCGGGCCGGGGACGTGAGCGAGGTGCGGGTGTTCGCCTCCTCGCTGGTGACGGGCGCCCTGTTCTCCGGGGCATGCCACCTGTTCCACCACCTGAGCGGGTCGCCGGTTGCGGGATGGGCCGCGGGGCTGGCGGTCTACTTCGTGACCCTGGCCATCGCAACGATCTGGTGCCCCTACGACTCCGTCTACCAGCTCTGGCTCCCCTTCGCCGGCCTGAGCGACGCCACGGCGCAGGAGCTGGCCCTGAGCAAGGGGGTCTATGCGCTGGCGGGGCTGGCCCTGCTCGGGATGAGCGCCCGGCTGCTCACGGTCCCGGAGCGGCTGATTCGGGGGAACGACTGAGGTCGCTCGCGCACGGGGCCGCACCCCAACGGGTGCGGCCCCCGGCGATTCATGCCGTGTATTCACCCAGCGCGAAGTCGGTGATCCGCCATCCCTCGTCGGTCCGCGCCACCACCAGGGTAACCGGCCGCTTGGCGGCGTAACCGCCCTTCACCAACTCCACACTCGTCATCTCCACGATCCACCCTTCGACTTCGTAGGCGCCGTCGGCCCGCAGGGTGACGCTCTGGATCTCGATGTGATCCGGCCAGGGGCTGGAGACCACCCGCCCCGGCGCGCCGGACGGGTTGTGCTGCCAGCGCTCCAACAGCTCGGGCGAGACCAGGTCGCCGTACTGCTCCGGCAGGCTCCTGGCCACCACCTCGTCCGGGGCCGACAGGGAGACGGACTTCAGCCTGCGGCCGAACTCCTCGACCACGGCCCGGACGGCCGACTCGCCGTCGAGCCCCGACTCCTCCTCTGACGGCCGCCCTTCCTCCCGGTCCTCCGCAAGGACGGACTGCCCATCCCGGAAGGGCGCCGCTCCGCCGCCGTCGGTCGCCACCCGCTCCGCAGCCACGTCCTGCTTCTGCTCCGCCTGCCGCTCCGCGACGGCGCCGGTCGCCGCACACCCCGCCAGGACCACCGTCGTCAGCGCGGCCACCCAAGCTGCACACCAGCGTCTCACGGTGCACCCCCCCTGCAACTTCGACGTTCGACTGGTTGGACGGCGCTGGCAGTCCCATTGTTTCCCGAAGGGCCCGCCTCCTGCTGGCCTCCCCGTTCCGGTGACCCCATTCGGCCAACCCGTGAACCTGGATCCGGGCGGAGCAGCGGGCCCACCTGATGGAGATCATCCGGCAGGCCGAGGGGGCAATCCGGCGACGCCTGTGCGAGTCCATCCCGGCGGAGATCGCCTGACGCGTGACCACAGCAATGAAGCGGGGCTGTCCCCAAGTCGGGACAGCCCCTCCGAAGCTGCCCGGCCCTGGCGGTCAGCCCGCGCCGCGACGAAGGGCGGAGGCCGGCGCCTCCGCCCTCTCCAGCCAACCGGCACGGGGCACGATGGCGTCCCGAACGGCACCGGCACCCTACCGTGCGGGTGTCGTCGGCAGCCACGCCGGGCGCCGGGCTTCGTACGCCGCAATCTCGTCTTCATATTGCAGCGTCAGGCCGATGTCGTCCAGCCCGTGCAGCATCCGGTGCCTCCGGAACGCGTCGATGGCGAAGTCCACCCGGAAGCCCGCATCGTCCTCCACCACGCACCGCTCCAGATCGACCGTGAGCCGATACCCCGGCTCCTGCGCCCGCCGCATGAGCTCGGCCACGGCCTCCTCGGGCAGCACCACCGGCAGGAGGCCGTTCTGGAAACAGTTATTGTAGAAGATATCCGCGAACGACGGCGCGATGATCGCGCGGAAGCCGTAGTCGCTGAGCGCCCACGGGGCATGCTCCCGGGACGAACCCGAGCCGAAGTTCCGGCCGGCGATCAGGATGGTCGCGCCGGCGTACTGCGGCCGGTTGAGCACGAACTCGGGATTGGGCGAGCCGTCCGGCAGGTAGCGCCAGTCGTGGAACAGGAACTGGCCGAACCCGGTCCGCTCGATGCGCTTCAGGAACTGCTTGGGGATGATCTGGTCGGTGTCCACGTTCACCCGGTCCAGCGGCACCGCCAGCCCCGTCTCCCGTGTGAAGGGCCTCACCGGGCCGCACCCCCTTCCGCCAGGAGTTCACGCACGTCGACGAAGTGGCCGGCGATGGCCGCGGCCGCCGCCATGGCCGGGCTGACCAGGTGCGTCCGGCCGCCCTTGCCCTGCCTGCCCTCGAAGTTGCGGTTGGAGGTAGATGCGCACCGTTCCCCGGGGGCCAGGATGTCGGGATTCATCCCGAGGCACATCGAGCAACCGGCCTCCCGCCACTCGAAGCCCGCCTCCCGGAAGATCTGGTCCAGCCCCTCCGCCTCGGCCTGCGCCTTCACCTGGCCGGAGCCGGGGACGACCATCGCCCGCACCCCGGGGGCGACCTTGCGCCCCTTCACCACCGCCGCGGCGGCCCGCAGGTCCTCGATGCGCCCGTTGGTGCAGGAGCCGATGAAGACCCGGTCGATGCGGATGTCCTGGATCGGGGTACCGGGCTCCAGGTCCATGTAGGCCAGGGCCGCCTCCGCCGCCTTGCGCTGGGCGGGGTCGGCGAAGTCCCGGGGATCCGGGATCCGGCCGGTGACCGGCACCACCTGCCCGGGGTTGGTACCCCACGAGACGACCGGCGCCAGCTGTCCGGCGTCGAACTCCACCACCCGGTCGTAGACGGCGTCGGGGTCTGAGGCCAGCGTGCGCCAGTCGGCCACCGCCGCCTCCCACAGCTCCCCCTGGGGGGCGTGAGGCCGGCCTTTCAGATAGGCGAAGGTGGTCTCGTCCGGGGCGATCATCCCCGCCCGGGCTCCGGCTTCGATGGACATGTTGCAGACGGTCATTCGGCCCTCCATCGACAGCGACCGGATCGCCTCGCCGGTGTACTCGATCACGTACCCGGTGGCGCCGTCGGTGCCGATCTGGCCGATGATGCCCAGGATGAGGTCCTTGGCCGTCGTCCCGGGCGGCAGCTTCCCGTTCACCCGGATCTCCATCACCTTCGGCTTGTGCTGCCAGAGACACTGCGTGGCGAGGACGTGCTCTACCTCGCTGGTGCCGATGCCGAAGGCCAGGGCGCCGAAGGCGCCGTGGGTGGCGGTGTGGCTGTCGCCGCAGACGATGGTCAGCCCCGGCTGGGTGAGGCCCAGCTCCGGGCCGATGACGTGCACGATGCCCTGAAACGGGCTGTACAGGTCAAAGAGCCTGACCCCGAACTCGCTGCAGTTCCGCTCCAGGGCGGCCATCTGCCGCGCGGCGATCTCGTCGGTCAGGGGAAGCGACCGGTCGGTGGTGGGCACGTTGTGGTCCATGGTGGCGATGGTCAGGTCCGGCCGCCGGACCCTCCGCCCCGCCATGCGCAGCCCCTCGAAGGCCTGGGGAGAGGTCACCTCGTGCACCAGGTGCAGATCGATGTACAGCAGGTCCGGCTTCCCGGGCTCCCGGCGCACCACGTGCCGCTCCCAGATCTTGTCCAGCAAGGTCCGTCCGCTCATGCCGATCACCCCTTGCCCCATATATAACCGGAGCTTGCACCAGAACTCCAACATATGATAACTATGATGATGATAGGTTTAACCTATGGGGGTGCTCGTGTGGAACTGCACCACCTGCGCTACTTCGTCGCCGTCGCCCGGCACCGCAACTTCACCCGGGCCGCCCAGGAGCACATGGTCGCCCAGCCTTCGCTCAGCCAGCAGATCCGCCGGCTGGAAGAGGAGCTGGGCGTGCTGCTCTTCGACCGCAGCCGGACGCCCGTGCGGCTCACAGACGCCGGCGAGGCGCTCCTGCCCCATGCGGAGGCGATCCTGCGGCAAGTGGAGGCAGCCGGGGCGGCCGTGGAAGAGCGGATCGGCCTGCGCAGTGGACGGCTGGTGCTGGGCAGCCTGCCCGTGACCGGCTCGCGCCTGCTTCCCCGGGCGATCACCGCCTACCGGCAGCGGTATCCGGGGGTGCAGATCACCTTGCGGGAGGAGCCGACCCAGCGGCTGACCGAGCTGGCCCTGGCGGACGAGACGGACCTGACGCTGACCACGCTGCCGGTGGGCAGCGACGAGCTGGACTGGCAGCCGCTCCTCACCGAGCCGATCCTGCTGGCGTTGCCGCCGGACCACCCCCTCGCGGCGGACGGGCCGCCGCACCCCGCCATTCCGCTGTCCGCCGTGGCCGGGGAGCCCTTTCTGATCATGAAGCCCGGCTACGGCTTCCGTGACCTGGTCCTGGCCGCGTGCCAAGCCGCCGGCTTTTCACCGCAGATCGCCTTTGAATCGGCGCAGATCGAGACGCTGCAGGCGATGGTCGCCGCCGGGCTGGGGGTGACGCTGGTGCCTCAGATGGCCGCAGACCGCAGCCTTCGGCCGTCGCCGGTCTTCGTCCCCCTCGCCGGCGCACCGCTGACACGCACCCTGGCGCTGGCCTGGCGGCGGGACCGCCCGCTGCCCCGCTCCGCCCAGGCCTTCCTCAAACTTGCATCAGAACTTTGGCCTTATTAGCCGAATTTCCAACGAATACCTGAAACCTGGACGGCCTCTCGTTCGTCTCTACAAGTGAAAGCGCCCCGGGGGAGGCGAGGACATGAGCAAGAGCTACCAGCGTTGGATGCTGATCTGCACCGATTGCGCGTACATCATCGCCGCCGCTCTGGCGGTGTGGGCCGTCCCCCTGCTGTATCAGTTAGGGCCGCTGGCCGTGCTGCCCTACGTGGGCATCGCGGGGATGGTCTGGTCGGCGGTGACCGCGGCCGGCCTCGCCGTCATCTGGTTCCGGCACGAGCGACCGGATTCCCGGTTCCGGGTCCGGCTCACGGCGTGGGTGCGGCGGCCTGCATGGCGCGAAAGCGAGGCGTGATTTACTATTCTGTACTAGATGGTGTATGATAGAGCAAGACCCCGGCCTGAGGGTGGCCGGGGTCTTTCGCTAAATACGGCAGGGGAGGGGTATGCGCGATGCAACGCCATCTCGTGCTGAGGTTGCTCTGGTACTACGTGGGGCTGGTGATCACGGGCCTGGGGTACGCGCTGGTGATCGCCCAGGGGCTGGGCGCCAGCCCCTGGGATATCCTCCATCTCGGACTCACCGGTCAGACCGGAATCCCGCTGGGGCGGGTGGTGCAGATAACGGGCGCGTTCGTCATCCTGGTGGACGTGTTGCTCGGCATGCGCCCCAACCTGGGCATGGTCCTCAACATGCTCTCCCTCGGACCGATCACCCAGTTCCTGCTGGAAAGGCTGGCCGCTCCTGCGACCCTCCCCGGCCGCTGGCTGATGCTGGTTGCGGGCATCGTGGTCTCGGGCATCGGCACCGCCTTCTACGCCAGCGCCGACCTGGGCGCCGGCCCCCGGGACTCCCTGATGATCGGGCTCACGCGCAAGCTGGGGCTGCCCGTCGCGATCGTGAAGAACGGGCTCGACGTGATGGTCTCGCTGATCGGCTGGTGGCTGGGCGGTCCTCTGGGCGCGGGCACGGTGGCGGTGGCTGTAGGCCTCGGCCCCTCCGTGCAGCTGGGCTTCCACCTGGCCAGCCTGCTGGCCCGGCTGCGGCCGCTGCACGGCATCGTGCGGCCGGTGCCCCTGCGGTCGGCGACGGCTCGGCAGTGAGGCCGCGGCTCGCCCAGGCGGGGCCGGCCGGCGGCGGCCGGGTGCGCCAAGAATCTTCCTGTGCGCGATGCCGCCGCGTCGCGGACAATCTTGGTGTGTGGCGAAGTCACCCGCCGCGCACCACCTCCTGCGCTCGAGGCTCATCCTGACCGGCGGTATATGGTAGAATTGTTGCCAGGTGCTCATATCAGGACCCCTACTGCAGGCACCGATCGTCCAGCGCTCAACACTCGACAGAGGATGTGATTGTGGATGAACCCCTGGCTGATATTCGCCATCTGCGCCGCCGTGATCATCGTCGCGGGACGGGCCATCTCCAACGCATCAGACGAGCTGGCGGAGCGGACCGGGCTCGGTCGGGCGTTTATCGGCTCGCTCCTCCTCGCCGGCGCCACCTCCCTTCCGGAGGTCGCGGCCTCCGGCTCCGCGGCGTTCATGGGATCGGGCAACCTGGCCCTGGGCAACGTGTTCGGCAGCAACATCTTTAACATGATCCTGCTGGTCGTCGGCCAGATCTTTGCCACGCGCCACATCCTATCCAACGTATCGCCCACGCACATCACCACCGCGGCGACCGGCATGCTGCTGAGCGGCATTGCCGCGCTCAGCATCCTCGCACCGCAGCCCTATGCATTCCTCGGCGCCGGCCTCGACACGTGGCTGATCGCGGTGCTCTACATTGTCATCATGCGCATGCTGCCCGGAGCCGAACAGGAGCCCGAGGTGGCAGCGGCCACCCAGGCCCGGGATGCCGAACCCACCACCTCCCTGACCGTCCTCTGGCTGAAGTTTGCGGCCTCCGCCGCGGCCATCCTGGTGGCGGGCTGGTTCCTGAGCAAGGCCGCAGACGAGATCGCGGTCATCACCGGTCTCGGCCAGACCTTCATCGGCAGCACCCTGCTCGCCGCCTCCACCTCCCTGCCCGAACTCACGGTGTCCATCTTCACCGCCCGCATGGGCGCCTATGACCTGCTGGTGGGCAACGTCCTGGGCAGCAACATCTTCAACATGGTCATCCTGATCGTCAGCGACCTGCTCCAGCCCGGCAGCACCCCCATCCTCTCCACCGGCACCACGGGCCAGGCGGTCTCCGCCCTGGTGGGGCTGGTGCTCTCCGGCATCGTGATCGTATCGCTGACCCTGCCCCGGCGGGAGGGCAAGTTCAAGTTCTCGTGGGACATGTGGCTGATCCTGGCCGTCTACCTGGTCGGCCTCCGCATGATCTACCAGGCAGGCTGACCACCAGAGCAGCAGACCCCCGGCCCATGGCGGGCCGGGGGTTTCGTTTCGCATATGGATCAGAACGGCGGACCGCGTACGGATCAGCGGAGCGAACGGCGTCCGGGAGCGCAGTGCGGAGTGCGTGTCGGTCGGATACGCTCAAAGCCCCCCGGACCCGGCCTCATCGGCGCGCGTCCAGCCACGCGTGCAGCAGCCGTGCCTTCTCGGTCCTGCCCAGTGCGCGGTACGCCCTGTACTCGTACTCCAGGCCGCTTCGTTCAGGCTCCGCAGGCAGACGGCGCGGGCGCAGCGAGCACGCCCGTCTGCCGAGGAGCCCATATCTCTTCAGGGGCGGCCTGGGCGCCGAGCCCCGCTGCCCAGGGCATCTTAACGCGCTACCCCTCGAGCCACTCCACCACCCGCGCCGCGACCTGCGCCGGGGTGAACCCGAACTTCTCCGCCAGGACGCCGGCGGGGGCGGAGGCACCGAAATCCTCGTGGCCGATGGCCAGGCCGTCCCGGCCGATGATCCGGTACCAGCCGTCGGTCCGGCCCGCCTCGATGGCGGCCAGCCGGCCCACCAGGACCTGCTCCTGATACTCCCGGGGCTGGCGCAGGAAGAGCTCCACCGAGGGCATCGAGACCACCCGGACGGCGATCCCCCGCTCGGCCAGAAGCTTCTGCGCCTCGACGGCCAGCCCCACCTCCGAGCCGGTGGCGATCAGCGTCGCGACCGGGTTCGCGGCGTCAGAGACCACGTAGCCGCCCTTCCACACGTCACGGATCGCAAAGCCCGCCGGCCGCTCCAGATGCGGCACGTTCTGCCGGGTGAGGGCCAGGATCGTCGGCTCCTTCGCCTCCATGAGGGCGTAGGCCCAGGCCATGGCCGTCTCCAGGCCGTCGGCAGGCCGGAACACGGTGACGTGCGGGATCATCCGCAGCGACCAGAGGTGCTCCACCGGCTGGTGCGTCGGGCCGTCCTCGCCCAGGAAGAAGGAGTCGTGGGTGAAGACGAAGATCGACGGCACCTGCATCAGCGCCGCCAGGCGGATCGGCGGGCGCATGTAGTCGGAGAAGACCAGGAAGGTCGCGCCGTAGGCCCGGAAGCCGCCGTAGAGCACCACTCCGTTGACGATGGAGCCCATCGCGTGCTCCCGCACGCCGAAATGGAAGTTGCGCCCGGACCAGGAGAAGTCGTACTCATCGATCCGGCACGCCGGGCCGACGTCGCCGCCGCCCTTGATGGTGGTCAGGTTGGACTCCGCCAGGTCGGCCGAGCCGCCCACCAGGCTGGGGACCAGGGCCGCCGCCCGCTGGATGACCATCTCGGAGTACTTGCGGGTGGCCAGCGGCTTCTCGCTCCTCGCCGCCTCCACCAGCTGGGCGTCCAGATCGGCGGGGACCATGAGGTTCTTGTGCTGGTCCCAGAGCTGCGCCTTCTCGGGGTTGGCCTGCCGCCAGGCGTCAAACTGCTCCTGCCAGCGGCGGGCCTCCGCCTGCTTCTCCGCCTTCAGTTCCGCGAAGAACTGCCGCACCTCGTCGGGCACGTAGAAGGCGGGCTCCTGCGGCCAGCCCAGGGCCTCCTTGGTCAGCCGGGTCTCCTCCGGCCCCAGCGGCGCCCCGTGGGCGACGGCCTTGCCGGCCTTGTTGGGCGAGCCGTGGCCGAGGACCGTCCGGCAGATGATCAGCGAGGGCTTGTCGGTGACCGCCCGCGCCCGCTCGATGGCCGCCGCGATCGCCAGGTGGTCGTGGCCGTCGCACCGGTCGACGTGCCAGCCGTAGGACTCGAACCGCTTCGCCACGTCCTCCGAGAAAGCGATGTCGGTGTTGCCCTCGATGGAGATCTCGTTGTCGTCGTACAGGAAGATCAGCCGGCCGAGCTTCCACTGGCCCGCCAGCGCGGCGGCCTCGGCCACGACCCCTTCCATCAGGTCGCCGTCCCCGCAGATGCCGTAGATGTAGTGGTCAACGGGCCGGAAGTCGTCGGTGTTCACCCGGGCGGCCAGCATCTCGGCGGCCGCCGCCATCCCCACCGCGTGGGCGATGCCCTGGCCCAGGGGACCGGTCGTCACTTCCACGCCGGGGGTGTGGCCGTACTCGGGGTGACCGGGCGTCCGGCTGCCCCACTGCCGGAAGGACTGGATCTGCTCCATGTCCAGGTCGTAGCCGGACAGGTGCAGCAGGGAGTACAGCAACATGGAGCCGTGACCGTTGGAGAGGATGAAGCGGTCGCGATTGGGCCACTCCGGATTCTCCGGGTCGAAGCGCAGGAACTGGGTCCAAAGCACGAAGGCCATGTCGGCGCATCCCATCGGAGCCCCGGGGTGACCGGACTTGGCCTTCTCCACCGCGTCCACCGCGAGCATCTTGATGGTGTTGACAACGTTCTGGCGCAATTGCGGGTTCAGACTGGCAACTCGCACGGTGAAGAAAACCTCCTTACCTGGACGGTCGATCCATCTACCTTCATTACCTTACCACCAAACCGCGTACGAGGGGAAGCCGGTTTAGCTTCCCCCGTAGGATGCGCGATCGCTACTTCCACCTTCCGCCGCCGCCGGAACCGCGGCCACCGCCGCCGAAGCGGCCGCCGCCGCCGGAGCCCCGGGGACCGCCGCCGAAGCCTCCTCCGCCGCCCGAGCCGCGACCGCCGGGACCGGGCCTGAAGTGCCCGCGGGGTTCGCTGGCGCGCCGCATGGCCTGCGCCGCGGCCGCCGCCATCGCCATCTGCCGGCGCCGCTCCTCGGCCTTGTGGCGCTGGTAGGCCGCCACCAAGGCCCGGGCGCTGCGCAGCGCGGACTCCGCTTCCGCCACGGCCTGGTCGTACCGGCCGGCAGCCATCGCCTGCTCACCGGCGTCCAGAGCCCGCTGCAGGGCCGCGGCCGCGCCCGGGTTGAACCGGCTGTGGACCAGCGCGGCGGTTGCCTCGGCCCGGGCCTGCCGGAGGCGCGCCCGCGCCTCTCCCGCCCTCCGGGCCAGTTCCGCGACGGCCTGGCGCAGGCCGCCCGCCAGCTCCAGCGCGGCGGCGGCCTCCCGGCCCGCCCGGCTCACGGCCAGAGGCCGCTCTTCCAGCAGGCGGCGCGCACGGTCCAGCGCCACCTCGATCCGATCGGCCCGCTCGGCGGCGTCCCGGGGCAGGGCGAGCCCCTCGCGGGAGACCAGCTCCCTCGCCGCCGCCCACTCCCGCTCGGCCCGGGTGAGCTTCTCCCGCGCCGCCTCCCCCGCGGCGGCCAGCCGGTCGGGAAGGGTCGTCAGCAGCGCCGCCCGCTCCCGCAGGGCCGCCAGCTCCG
The nucleotide sequence above comes from Symbiobacterium thermophilum IAM 14863. Encoded proteins:
- a CDS encoding RNA polymerase sigma factor; translated protein: MTDEDLIRQLQQGSQAAVEPLVRRYHRPLVAYFYRLSHDYHLAQDLAQECLFRLVSRADQYRYPLPLKPWIYRIAVNLWRDVRKSAAYRQGAAALPLDRAVVRAEVLGPLILMGLTASVLLLDQRVDERWGASPRGLHGLFLQRWLLTAAYYVLAIGLFIWLAGARAGDVSEVRVFASSLVTGALFSGACHLFHHLSGSPVAGWAAGLAVYFVTLAIATIWCPYDSVYQLWLPFAGLSDATAQELALSKGVYALAGLALLGMSARLLTVPERLIRGND
- the leuD gene encoding 3-isopropylmalate dehydratase small subunit, with translation MRPFTRETGLAVPLDRVNVDTDQIIPKQFLKRIERTGFGQFLFHDWRYLPDGSPNPEFVLNRPQYAGATILIAGRNFGSGSSREHAPWALSDYGFRAIIAPSFADIFYNNCFQNGLLPVVLPEEAVAELMRRAQEPGYRLTVDLERCVVEDDAGFRVDFAIDAFRRHRMLHGLDDIGLTLQYEDEIAAYEARRPAWLPTTPAR
- the leuC gene encoding 3-isopropylmalate dehydratase large subunit; protein product: MSGRTLLDKIWERHVVRREPGKPDLLYIDLHLVHEVTSPQAFEGLRMAGRRVRRPDLTIATMDHNVPTTDRSLPLTDEIAARQMAALERNCSEFGVRLFDLYSPFQGIVHVIGPELGLTQPGLTIVCGDSHTATHGAFGALAFGIGTSEVEHVLATQCLWQHKPKVMEIRVNGKLPPGTTAKDLILGIIGQIGTDGATGYVIEYTGEAIRSLSMEGRMTVCNMSIEAGARAGMIAPDETTFAYLKGRPHAPQGELWEAAVADWRTLASDPDAVYDRVVEFDAGQLAPVVSWGTNPGQVVPVTGRIPDPRDFADPAQRKAAEAALAYMDLEPGTPIQDIRIDRVFIGSCTNGRIEDLRAAAAVVKGRKVAPGVRAMVVPGSGQVKAQAEAEGLDQIFREAGFEWREAGCSMCLGMNPDILAPGERCASTSNRNFEGRQGKGGRTHLVSPAMAAAAAIAGHFVDVRELLAEGGAAR
- a CDS encoding LysR family transcriptional regulator; its protein translation is MELHHLRYFVAVARHRNFTRAAQEHMVAQPSLSQQIRRLEEELGVLLFDRSRTPVRLTDAGEALLPHAEAILRQVEAAGAAVEERIGLRSGRLVLGSLPVTGSRLLPRAITAYRQRYPGVQITLREEPTQRLTELALADETDLTLTTLPVGSDELDWQPLLTEPILLALPPDHPLAADGPPHPAIPLSAVAGEPFLIMKPGYGFRDLVLAACQAAGFSPQIAFESAQIETLQAMVAAGLGVTLVPQMAADRSLRPSPVFVPLAGAPLTRTLALAWRRDRPLPRSAQAFLKLASELWPY
- a CDS encoding YczE/YyaS/YitT family protein, with protein sequence MQRHLVLRLLWYYVGLVITGLGYALVIAQGLGASPWDILHLGLTGQTGIPLGRVVQITGAFVILVDVLLGMRPNLGMVLNMLSLGPITQFLLERLAAPATLPGRWLMLVAGIVVSGIGTAFYASADLGAGPRDSLMIGLTRKLGLPVAIVKNGLDVMVSLIGWWLGGPLGAGTVAVAVGLGPSVQLGFHLASLLARLRPLHGIVRPVPLRSATARQ
- a CDS encoding sodium:calcium antiporter, yielding MNPWLIFAICAAVIIVAGRAISNASDELAERTGLGRAFIGSLLLAGATSLPEVAASGSAAFMGSGNLALGNVFGSNIFNMILLVVGQIFATRHILSNVSPTHITTAATGMLLSGIAALSILAPQPYAFLGAGLDTWLIAVLYIVIMRMLPGAEQEPEVAAATQARDAEPTTSLTVLWLKFAASAAAILVAGWFLSKAADEIAVITGLGQTFIGSTLLAASTSLPELTVSIFTARMGAYDLLVGNVLGSNIFNMVILIVSDLLQPGSTPILSTGTTGQAVSALVGLVLSGIVIVSLTLPRREGKFKFSWDMWLILAVYLVGLRMIYQAG
- the tkt gene encoding transketolase; its protein translation is MNPQLRQNVVNTIKMLAVDAVEKAKSGHPGAPMGCADMAFVLWTQFLRFDPENPEWPNRDRFILSNGHGSMLLYSLLHLSGYDLDMEQIQSFRQWGSRTPGHPEYGHTPGVEVTTGPLGQGIAHAVGMAAAAEMLAARVNTDDFRPVDHYIYGICGDGDLMEGVVAEAAALAGQWKLGRLIFLYDDNEISIEGNTDIAFSEDVAKRFESYGWHVDRCDGHDHLAIAAAIERARAVTDKPSLIICRTVLGHGSPNKAGKAVAHGAPLGPEETRLTKEALGWPQEPAFYVPDEVRQFFAELKAEKQAEARRWQEQFDAWRQANPEKAQLWDQHKNLMVPADLDAQLVEAARSEKPLATRKYSEMVIQRAAALVPSLVGGSADLAESNLTTIKGGGDVGPACRIDEYDFSWSGRNFHFGVREHAMGSIVNGVVLYGGFRAYGATFLVFSDYMRPPIRLAALMQVPSIFVFTHDSFFLGEDGPTHQPVEHLWSLRMIPHVTVFRPADGLETAMAWAYALMEAKEPTILALTRQNVPHLERPAGFAIRDVWKGGYVVSDAANPVATLIATGSEVGLAVEAQKLLAERGIAVRVVSMPSVELFLRQPREYQEQVLVGRLAAIEAGRTDGWYRIIGRDGLAIGHEDFGASAPAGVLAEKFGFTPAQVAARVVEWLEG